The Zea mays cultivar B73 chromosome 7, Zm-B73-REFERENCE-NAM-5.0, whole genome shotgun sequence DNA segment CCAACTCCAAGCAAATGGAATATGCCTTTGCCTTGCACCCAAGAACAGTTTCTGTAGTTTCGGCTGCGAGCCTGACCGAGACAGACACACACCAGAGGGAGAGGGAGACGGAGAGAAGGGCGAGCGGCACTAGCAAGCATGGCGGCGGCCGTCCTAGCGCCCAAGCCGCCTCCTCCGCTGCCTACCAGGGCCTTTCCTTCCTCATCCCCCTCGCGGTTTGCCCCTGCCTTCATCTCCCCGCGTCATCCCCTGAGAAGATTGCTCCTCCGCCCCATTCCGTGCGCCTCATCGCCGTCTTCCGTCTTGATGCCGAACCCGGACCTCGAGACTGAGCCTGCCCACGATGGAGATGGAGATGGAGATGAGGCGCCGCCGGAGTCCAGGCCCCGCCGCATCGCCCTTTTCGTCGAGCCGTCTCCCTTCGCCTACGTCTCCGGCTACAAGAACCGCTTCCAGAACTTCATCAAGTACCTACGGGAGATGGGCGACGAGGTGATTGTGGTCACCACGCACGAGGGCGTGCCTCAGGAATTCCACGGAGCCAAGCTAATTGGCTCATGGAGGTGAGTTCCCCTTCTATTCTTCTCTGCTGTGCGCTGCTGCTGTCCCGGTTCGGGAGGTTGAATGCTGAGGGGAATGCTAATACCAACAAAATAATAGGGTAAGGTCTTTGATTTCATCCCAGCAGCTTCCCTTGCCCCTGGTATCAAAAGGTTCCGCTGTCGCTGGCCCTCAGTCCTCGAATCATCGCAGAAGTTGCTAGATTCAAGCCTGACATTATTCACGCCTCTTCACCTGGGATAATGGTCGGTCATTTTCCACTACACTTAACTCactaaaacaaaaacaaaaaaacttCATATATATTCTGCTAAAACAAAACTGTTCCTTCATTTTCTTCTTGGCAGGTATTTGGCGCGCTTATCATAGCAAAGTTGCTCTGCGTCCCTCTGGTAATGTCATACCACACCCACGTTCCAATGTGAGTTTCGACTGCTGCTCTCACATTCACATACTGCTTTTCGCCAGCATACATGTACCACTTTCTGCTGTTCTGCACAAGAACTCATTGTGGAACCACAATCATATCCTAGTATTTTTTACCTGCACGGCTGGATGGAGAACTGACCCTTTTGATCATGGCAGTTATATACCCAGATATACTTTCAGCTGGCTTGTCAAGCCCATGTGGCTAATAATAAGTAAGTTTTCGATCATTTATTTATCAAAGGAATGCATTCATGATTAAGCGACCGGTATGTTTCTGTTTCTCACTTCACTTGTTGGCTATAGAATTCTTGCACCGAGCTGCAGACCTCACACTGGTACCATCTGTTGCTATCGGCAGGGATCTTCAAGCTGCTCGTGTTACAGCAGGTTTACTTAACTAATAACCTATCTATGTATCTGTAGTTTCTTGTTCTTGTTAATTGTACCATATATCTCTCAAACGGTGCATATGTTTCCAGCCAATAAAATACGCCTTTGGAACAAGGGTGTTGACTCAGAAAGCTTCCATCCTCGTTTCCGCAACATGGAAATGCGTTCAAGGCTAACGTACATGCATATTCCTCTTCCCTTTTGTGCAGTTTTGTATTTGTCCGTTTCAATGCCCGGGCCGAACTGTGGTGCTAATGTTTTCGTTGGAGCAGGAATGGTGAACCAGAAAAGCCACTTGTATTTTATGTTGGACGCTTAGGAGTTGAGAAAAGCTTGGATTTTCTTAAGAGGCGAGCCCTTATATGTCCCTGGTATTTTGATTGCTACGGATTGTGGTATGTACAAGCTTGATGCTGGATCGTAGATTCATTACTTTGCAGAGTCATGGACCGACTTCCAGGAGCAAGGATTGCATTTATTGGAGACGGACCATTCAGGTCAGCTGCATTGCTATGCTACCAAGAAGTGAATTAGCGGGGGAAGATTTGTAAAAAAGGATCTGTGGTTCTGTTTTTGTGTGCAGAGCTGAGCTCGAGCAGATGTTCTCAGGTATGCCGGTGGTGTTCACGGGCACGTTGCAAGGGGAGGAGCTATCACAGGCCTATGCCAGTGGGGATGTGTTTGTGATGCCTTCCGAGTCAGAGACACTGGGGTTTGTGGTGCTGGAGGCCATGTCATCAGGAGTTCCGGTAGTCGGGGCTCGCGCCGGAGGAATACCTGATATCATACCTGAGGATCAGGAGGGGAGGACCAGCTTTTTGTACACACCAGGGGATGTGGATGACTGTGTTGGCAAGATCAAGCGGCTCCTGTCGAGCGAGGAACTGAGGGAGGCCATGGGGAGAGCTGCCAGGAAGGAGATGGAGAAGTTTGACTGGCGAGCGGCGACGAGGAAGATCCGCAACGAGCAGTACAGTGCTGCAATCTGGTTCTGGCGCAAGAAGAGGGCACAGGTGCTGCGGCCCCTCCAATGGGTGCTGCGGCTGCTGAGGCGGACAATGCCAGGAGCTGCCGATGCCGCAGCGAAGCAATCCTAGGAGAGGGGGGCTACTATGGTTGATGGTCCTCTTTTTTCCCATTCCTTGTATTATCTCCGTTttcgaatatttgtcgtccgctagttcatttttaactaaacagcgacaaataaaaaagaacgacgAGAGTATAAAATGGGCTAAGGAGGCCATGGCAGATGATTGGATATGTTTCAGGATTAGAGGGGAGGAAGGTCAAGCTTCAACATTCCAATTCACTGAAGAATATATAATGTACGTTTAGGACTGTTAGGTTGTAAATCGTCAAAGTGTctatgtaatgcttcttcttggcATGCTACACTATATAGTACTAATATTGATCCTTTAACAGGAATTGGTGTGCAGTCAGACAATGATAATAATATATCTTGCTCTGTCTTTCTAGTATCAAAGGAGGTGAAACGAATAAAAGGGTGTTTCAAAATTGAACTAGGAGAGTGGTTGCAAATAACCCCCCCCCCCTCCTTTTTTTTGGAAGCTTGTAGAGATATTTTCATAAGCTTTAAATACTTCATTTGCATTTATAATGCATTGATCTATATTTAGAATTTTCTCAATTTTTTTAGAAACTCGGACATTTTTCATGGTATAGAAAACATCTGTTTTTAAAAAATACAAAAGATGAAACCACCTTTAGGGGCTCTTTTGGATTGTAGGAAATCTGTAGGATTTTTTAAGGAACACTATTCATATGGAAAAATTTCCTATCCTTATATTTGGTTCATAGGAATTATGCATTTCATTTTCATAGGAATCTTTCCATATGTTGCAATTACATGGGAATTTTAGCATCTACGAAAATCTCTTTGTAAATTTCCTGGGAAGTACGAGGAATTCTTTCTCATGAGCCTGCATGTGAATGTGTAATGCAGAAAAAAGAATAGCAGTTTAGTTAATAAAATATATATTCTATTCTTATATTCCTATAACTCATCCAAACAACTTTCTATACAAAATTCCTATATATTTTTGAATCCTAAATTTTGCAACTGGTGTTGTATCCAATTCCTATATTTTTTCTATTCCTATACTTTTTATATTCGTGCAATCCAAAAGACCGCTAGGACTTCTTTGGAATAAAGAAAAAGTAAAGGAATTTTGAAGAACTGAAATTCTATAGAAAGTTTTCCAATGTGACAATTTGGAACAAATGATTGAGTTGCTCAAATCCTATAAAATTCCTATGAAATGGAACATTGTGGTAAGATTTTCGAGGATTTTTAACATGAGGTTTAACCTCTTTGAAATTTTCCTATGAAATTGAAGGTGCCATGCTACTCTATTCCTACATTTTTTTCTATCCCTATGTTTTACTAATCCTCCATTCCAAAGGAGGCCTTAAAAAAGCCACTTCAATCTAAAGTTGGGGCGAGTGGTAATTTTAAAAGTTTTAAGAGCTGAAGCGATACAAGGATATGCGAT contains these protein-coding regions:
- the LOC100192061 gene encoding Sulfoquinovosyl transferase SQD2-like — protein: MAAAVLAPKPPPPLPTRAFPSSSPSRFAPAFISPRHPLRRLLLRPIPCASSPSSVLMPNPDLETEPAHDGDGDGDEAPPESRPRRIALFVEPSPFAYVSGYKNRFQNFIKYLREMGDEVIVVTTHEGVPQEFHGAKLIGSWSFPCPWYQKVPLSLALSPRIIAEVARFKPDIIHASSPGIMVFGALIIAKLLCVPLVMSYHTHVPIYIPRYTFSWLVKPMWLIIKFLHRAADLTLVPSVAIGRDLQAARVTAANKIRLWNKGVDSESFHPRFRNMEMRSRLTNGEPEKPLVFYVGRLGVEKSLDFLKRVMDRLPGARIAFIGDGPFRAELEQMFSGMPVVFTGTLQGEELSQAYASGDVFVMPSESETLGFVVLEAMSSGVPVVGARAGGIPDIIPEDQEGRTSFLYTPGDVDDCVGKIKRLLSSEELREAMGRAARKEMEKFDWRAATRKIRNEQYSAAIWFWRKKRAQVLRPLQWVLRLLRRTMPGAADAAAKQS
- the LOC100192061 gene encoding sulfoquinovosyl transferase SQD2-like isoform X1 gives rise to the protein MAAAVLAPKPPPPLPTRAFPSSSPSRFAPAFISPRHPLRRLLLRPIPCASSPSSVLMPNPDLETEPAHDGDGDGDEAPPESRPRRIALFVEPSPFAYVSGYKNRFQNFIKYLREMGDEVIVVTTHEGVPQEFHGAKLIGSWSSFPCPWYQKVPLSLALSPRIIAEVARFKPDIIHASSPGIMVFGALIIAKLLCVPLVMSYHTHVPIYIPRYTFSWLVKPMWLIIKFLHRAADLTLVPSVAIGRDLQAARVTAANKIRLWNKGVDSESFHPRFRNMEMRSRLTNGEPEKPLVFYVGRLGVEKSLDFLKRVMDRLPGARIAFIGDGPFRAELEQMFSGMPVVFTGTLQGEELSQAYASGDVFVMPSESETLGFVVLEAMSSGVPVVGARAGGIPDIIPEDQEGRTSFLYTPGDVDDCVGKIKRLLSSEELREAMGRAARKEMEKFDWRAATRKIRNEQYSAAIWFWRKKRAQVLRPLQWVLRLLRRTMPGAADAAAKQS